Within Channa argus isolate prfri chromosome 4, Channa argus male v1.0, whole genome shotgun sequence, the genomic segment GACCCTCTGAAACAAAACTCTAAAATTACAATGACTAATGTTAAAATCTGTATCTGTGTCTGCTGGGCCTCTTCAGTTATCTACAATGGGTTCATTCTGATGGAGCACATGGGGAACCCAGACAGATTCAGCTCCTGCCACGGGGAATGTGTTGTGGTAATCAGCTACATCCCGGGAACTATTGACCtctttgtcacatttgttgGGCCCTGTACTGTCATGGCTGTGCTTTACATGAGGGTGTTTCTGGTTGCCGTTTCTCAGATGCGTGTCATTCAGTCACAGACTGCTGCCACTAATACGAAAGCAGctccaaatgttaaaaaaactcAAGGGAaggcagccaggactcttggcaTTCTGATAGTGGTGTATTTAATGTGTTACTGCCCTTACTACTACCCCGTGGTTGCAGGTGAGGACACTTCCACTAACTTGTCTTATTTCTCCATATTGACTTGGATCATGTTGTTGAATTCGTGTTTAAACCCTCTGATTTACGCtctgttctacccctggtttagaaaaagTATCACGTTTTTCTTCACATTCAGAATAATGCAGGCTCACTCTCGGGAGGTTATGATCATGTAGGCAGGAGTTGAATGCATCAGTGAACGGTCATTTTTCAGTCTAATGGAAACAATCTCACCTTTCAGACTGTTCTGAAGGATAACAGAGATCCACACCTGACCTCAAGCCCAGAGTTTCCTATTGTGTCACACACAGTGTCACACACTTCTCTCAATtataagttgtattttttttttaatctgccagtaaaatgttattacatttgttattattaacaATGCAAACATGCATCTTCAAGATATATAGAGATGgatgttttgtcatttctaGTTCTTCCCGTTTAAAAGATACAGTGATACAAAAATCAtaccaacatttttattaacagatTTTAGTTTAGTGGTGCAGTATAATTGCACAAATTCTGACTAAACAGGCCATTGACTTGGTttaatgtgtttctctgttatTCGTGTTGATTAGTGTTTTCTGATCACCGTCACTATTATTAAGGATCTGAATGTAGCTTCTTTACACTTCTCTTCCCCAGCGGTGCAATTAAAATAATCTAATCATCTTGGAGTTTATCTGTCATATTGCTGTAAAATATACTTGTGTTTTGCTGGAAATTTCTGTG encodes:
- the LOC137126159 gene encoding trace amine-associated receptor 13c-like, giving the protein MDGTGSPHLCFPNLNTSCRRLLRPPSEAALLYTLFFALSLLTVTLNSLVIFSISHFRQLHTPTNTLLLSLAVSDLLLGLVVMPIEGLRYIETCWLLGRLLCALSPYFFYCLISASLGHMVLISIVRYLTICDPLKQNSKITMTNVKICICVCWASSVIYNGFILMEHMGNPDRFSSCHGECVVVISYIPGTIDLFVTFVGPCTVMAVLYMRVFLVAVSQMRVIQSQTAATNTKAAPNVKKTQGKAARTLGILIVVYLMCYCPYYYPVVAGEDTSTNLSYFSILTWIMLLNSCLNPLIYALFYPWFRKSITFFFTFRIMQAHSREVMIM